The DNA segment TAGGACTTCCCAAATATGATGCTGAAGTATTGACCGCGGAAAGAGAAATCGCGGATTACTTTGAAGACGCACTTACCATTTCGGGAGACGCCAAAAAAACTTCCAACTGGGTTAAAGACGAGGTTCTCGGAATCGTAAACAAAGAAAGCATTACAATTTCTGAATTTTCTGTTTCAGCAAAAAGAATCGGCGGTCTTGTAAAGCTGATCGCGGACGGAAAGATTTCCGGAAAAATCGCGAAAACCGTTTTCGAGGAATTGCTGACGTCGGACAAGGAAGCCGAAACCATCGTCACCGAAAAAAACCTAATCGTGGTTCGGGACGACAAGGAAATCGAAAGAATCGTAGACGAAGCCATCGCGAATAACGAAGACGCGGTTAGCAAATATAAAAGCGGTAAGGATCGTGCGTTAGGCGCAATCGTCGGTTACGTGATGAAAGTTTCCAAAGGAAAAGCGGATCCGGAATTGGTCAATCAGATGCTTTTGGAAAAGTTAGGTCCTTTGCCTCCGAAAGGCTGAAAACCTTCGGATCCTTCCCGAAAACGCCGGTCTTGCTAAAAAACAAGGTCGGAACTCCGAATTTCTCTTTTTTGAAAGCGGATTTTTCCGTAATTTTACTTTGAACGGGACTTCAAGTCCGCCCTCAAGCAAAATTTCACAGAAATTCTTTGTAGGAACTACTACAGATAAAAAAGAATAGGAATCGATCCGGATTTTTTACGGAGATAAAACCGCAAAGGGACCCGAAAATCTCCGTGATTATCGATCCCAAAAGATCGAAAGTCTTTCTCGGATTTGAACAACATATAGGTTTCTCTCGGCCGTATGACCGCCTGTTTTTTGATCAAAATCAGCGCTTCCATTTTCTAGGTCAGTATCGAAATTTCTCTTCTTATAAAAGTTTCAGAATTCTGTCTAACCAATAGATTTCCGACGATTAGACTCTTGACGGCGGCTTTGCCGAAATTCTATTATGTCCCTTACAATGCAGGATTTCGCCCACCTACATCTGCACACGAACTACTCCATGCTGGACGGAGCGATCCGTATCAAAGAGCTGATGCAACACGTTAAAGAACTTGGCATGACTTCCGTTGCCATGACCGATCACGGAAACATGTTCGGGGCTGTTGAATTTTACAATGAAGCGACCAAACAGGGCGTTAAGCCGATCATCGGAAGTGAATTTTACGTTTCTCCCAATCGCAAACAGGAAACCGAAGTCGTTAAGATCGCGGATGGAAGCGCATATCACCTCATTCTTCTTGCCAAAAACGAAGAAGGTTATAAAAATCTAATACGTCTTTCCAGCAAATCCTATACCGAAGGATTTTATAAAAAAGCCAGAATCGACTATGATCTTTTGGACAGACATAGCGAGGGCTTGGTTTGTTTGACCGCTTGTCTTGCGGGTGAGGTCAACAGAAAAATTCTCGAAGGAAAAGTCGACGAATCCTTTCAGCTTGCCGGCAAGCTGCACGAAATCTTCCGCAAAGAAGATTTCTATATGGAGATCCAAAATCACGGAATTCCGGAACAGATGACTGTCGCAAAACAGATCTATGAGTTCGGTAAAAAAACCGGAATCCCTCTCGTGGTCACCAACGATTCACACTTCCTCAAAAAGAACGACCAGGAAGCTCAGGACATTCTTCTCAGAATCGGGATGCAAAAAAGAATCACCGATCCTATGGAATTCGGATTCAACGGAGAATTTTACGTCAAAAGTCCGGACGAAATGGCGAGAATCTTTCCCGAAATTCCGGAGGCGTTTCACAATACATTAGAAATTAGTAATAAAGTAAATCTAAAACTTCAATTCGGAAATTATCTACTTCCGGAATTCGAAGTTCCTGAAGGATACGACGCCGATTCCTATCTCGAAAAATTGATCTGGGAAGGAATCGAAAGAAAATATCCTAATATAGATTCCACGATCAAAGAAAGAGTGATCTTCGAACTCAACACAATCAAGAATATGAAGTTTGCCGGTTATTTCTTGATCGTTCAGGATTATATCAATTACGCAAAAAGAAACGGAATTCCCGTCGGTCCGGGAAGAGGCTCCGCCGCAGGTTCAATCGTCGCTTACGCACTTGGAATCACGAACGTAGAACCTTTACAACACAATCTTCTTTTTGAAAGATTCTTAAATCCCGATCGAAAGGACATGCCCGATATCGATACCGACTTTTGTGTGGAGCGCCGTGAAGAAGTGATCAATTACATTCGCAGAAAATACGGCGAAGAAAGGGTCGGTCAGATCATCACGTTCAATTCCCTCGCGGCAAAGGCGGCCCTAAAGGACGTTGCAAGAGTTCTCAATCTTCCTTTCGGAGAAGCAAACGATATGACAAAGGCATTCCCGAACAAACTCGGGATGTCGATCGCGGAGGCTCTCCACACTTCCACGGAACTGAAAAACTTTTCGGAGAAAGACGATATCAATCACAAGATCTTTGCAATCGCGCAAAGATTAGAAGGAAACTATCGCCAACCGGGAAGACATGCCGCCGGTGTGGTAATTTCTCCGTATCCTTTGGAAGAAGTGGTCCCTCTCTCCACGGTTGCTGAAAAAGAAAGACCGGGATTTCGATCCATCGTAACTCAGTATGATAAGAACAACCTAGAAAGTATCGGTCTGATCAAGATGGATATCTTGGGTTTGAAAAACTTAACAACCCTGGATCATGCAATCAAACTGATCGAAAAGAGAAGAGGAAACAGAATCAATCTGGATGAAATCTCATACGATGATCAGAATACATATGCGCTTCTCCGAAAAGCGAACACGCTTGGGATTTTCCAGTTAGAATCCACAGGTATCACGGATCTCGTCGCCAAAAGTCAGGTTAGTAACTTTGACGAAATCGTAGCCCTCATCGCCTTATACCGCCCCGGTCCGATGGGAGAAGGGATGTTGGACGAATACTTGGATCGAAAATCAGGCAAAAAACAGGTCACGTATCCGCATCCCGCCTGTGAACCCATTTTGAAAGAAACATTCGGTGTTCCCGTTTACCAAGAACAGGTAATGAGTATTTCCCGTGTTGTCGGCGGATTTTCAGTCGGAGATTCGGACATGCTTCGTAAGGCAATGGCGAAGAAAAAAGCCGATCTCATGGAAAAGCTGAAAGGCCAGTTTGTGGAAGGAGCCGTAAAACAAGGGACTCAAGAAAAAGTTGCCAAAGATATTTTCGAACAACTGGAGCGATTCGGTGGTTACGGGTTTAACAAATCCCACTCCGTTGCATACGCGATCATCACGTATCAGACCGCGTTCTTAAAAGCTAACTATACGATCGAATATCTCACCGCGCTTCTGGCATCGGATCACGGAAAGACGACCGATATCGTAAAGTATATCAATAATGCAAGGGAAATGGGAATCCGAATTCTCAACCCGGACGTTTCCGAGTCTCAGACCTCCTTTAGCGTGATCGACGATACGACGATCCGTTTCGGACTTTCTGCGATGAAAGGAGTCGGAGAATCCGCCGGAGACAGTATCATTCAAGCCAGAACCAAAGCCGGAGGATTCAAATCGATCCAGGACTTTGCTCTCAATTTGGATACAAGACTGATCAATAAAAAAGTCTTTGAAGCCCTTGTTCAGGCAGGTGCGTTAGACTCCTTTGGTTATACAAGAAAATGTCTTTTTGAATCCGTGGATTCCATTCTTTCCTTTGCTCAAAAAGAACAGGAACGCGCCAACGAAGGACAGTTCTCGCTTTTTGGAGGAACGGAAAGTTCCTTCACTCTCAATCTTCCGAAAGAGGCTCTCGAATGGGAAATCGACGAAAAGCTCAAACGGGAAAAATTGGTAGCCGGTCTTTATCTTTCAGGCCATCCTTTGGATAAGTATGAAAAGCAACTCAAAAGTTTGAAAACGATTCCGATCGAAAAATTCGACGATCTCAAATCGGGAACCAAAGTGGAAGTGGCTGGAGTCATTTCCTCCAAAAACATAAAATTAAGTAAACGGAATGAAGAGTTTGCCAACTTCAAATTGGAAGACAGAACCGGCGAAATCGAATGTGTGGCCTTCGCAAAAACCTATCAGAAATATAAGGATTTTATAAAGGAAGATCAGGCGATTTTTATCAAAGGCGATCTGGATAAGATCGAAGTCGGAGACACCGAACTCCGCGGACAAATCAAAGTCAACAGTATCGAAATTTTAGACGACGCGAGCATCGAGGACAAACTCGAAAAATCCCTTCATCTCCGATTGGAAGAAAGACATACGGAAGATCCTGAGCTCATTCCCAAACTCTATTCTCTCCTTGCCTGCTACAAAGGGGAATCTTCCGTTTACTTTCATATCGTGGAAGATCAAGAAGAGAAGCAGGTCATCCGTGCTCACGACGCATATTCGATCCAACCGATTCCAGAACTGTTCAATCGACTCGCGGATATACTCGGTGATAAGGCGGTTTTTTATTCGGTCGGAGAACAACTCAAAGTATTCAACAAAGTGATTGCGAGCAATCACGGATGACTCAAAGCCGACTTACATAAAAAGTAAAACTTCTTTCGTTTACGTTTCCTTTAAAATCCCAAGCGACTACTTTGACCGTATTTTCACCTGATTTCAAATTGAGATTTCCGATCAGATATTGATCTTTATGATAAAGGCTTGTGAAAGCGAATCCGTCCGGATTCTTCCATTCCGCCCTGGAATATTGTAAGGATCCGAAATCGGCCGAACGGAGCGCTTCCCCATTCAAAAAATACTGAACCTTGGTAATTCCCCTTCTTTGGGATTTTTTTTCACCAGCATCGACGATAGAAACCGTAAACGGAAACTCTTTGGAAAGATTGATATTGTCCCCGTCATTGATATTCGTAAATTTGCCGTTTACGTGAACTAACAAACTGGAAATCTCCGGAGCGGCACCGTCCGGAATCGGAGAAAGAAATTTTTGGGGATCCAGAATCTCCAATCCGAATTTACGAAGTACAACAAAGTGGAGGTGAGCTCCGCTTGAGTGACCGGAGTTTCCCGTAACCCCGATTTTTTCACCCGCCTTGACGGGATCCGGTTTTAATAATTTCGAAATTCTACCGTCTTTCAAATGGTAATAAGCGGTGAAATTTCCGGAACCGTGATCCAACCAAACCGAGTTCCCGGTTCCCAATTCGTCCTCGAAAGGATGATCTTCCGCATAACGACTGTACAAAACCTTTCCGTCCGCCATCGCAAGAACAGGCTCGTTCATCGAGGAAATGTCCATTCCATTGTGAAAATGATCCCCTCGAGATTCTCCAAAAGTAGAGGTGATTTTGTTTTCGAGTTGATCGGTTTTGACTGGGATAAGATAATTTATTACTTTATTATTTTCCGCTTCCATGCTCAGATGGAACGCGGTCCAGAGGACGACAAAGGTAATTCTTTTCATTCGGACCCAAACCTAGTGCAAGTAACTCATACAAAATGAATTTGTCAAAAGATAAAACAATCGATCTTGTTTCTCGCTGTGGGGAAGGGGATGAAGAAGCCCTCAAACAGTTTTTCGAATTGTATTCGGAAGATATTTATAATTTTCCAATGAAGATTTTTCATCTGAGCGAGGATGATGCGGGTGATTTTTTCATTTACGCTTTTGAAAGATTGAAAACCGGATCCCGCTTTGGAAGTTTTAAAGGAAAATCCAGTTTTAGAACCTGGTTTTATTCCGTACTGAGAAATATGCTGATCGACTGGCAGCGAACCAAACGAGAACTGAAGGTCACAAATCTCGGAAAAATCAGTAAAGAAGGAAAAGAATATGCTACCATCGAGGACGAGCCCGACACACGTCCCGATATGCAGGAAGAAGCAATCGAACTTTCCGACCGATTCAATCAGGCGCTGGAAGAGATCGGTGTCGACAAACGGGTTATTTTTAAACTTTCTTATATCTATTATTTGAATCTAAACGATGACGAGGTTCGATATCTCCTGGAAAAGACGGGACTCACTCAAGAGGGTCTCAAAGAAAAGATTCTCAATCTTCGTTCCGAACTTTCCAATCGGGAAGAAGAGAATATCCGGATGGAGGACAAAATTACGTCCCTTTATCTGAATATCCTCGATCTCAAAGAAAAACAACAGAATACGGCGAAGATAGCGCCCATTCTTCCTATGGAAGTGGATAAAACCTCGCACGCCTTGAAAAAGAAGTATGAACAGAGAAAAAAACTTTTGGAAAAGAAAAAGAAAGGCCATTTTCTCGCTCGGACTCCCTACAGAGAGGTGGCGGACCTAATTGGAATTTCTGAAGGGAATGTAAGTGTAACTCTTTTGCGTTTAATTGAAAAAATTCAGAAAAAGCTAGATTTTAGTGATTTAGATTTTTAAAAAATTCCGTCTTTTTATGCTATTGGAGAACCAAAATGGATTCGGGATCTGAAATGAATCAAAAAAACGAGCTTCTGCTCTCACTTTTAAACGGAGAGGAAGCCACTGCAGCAACAGATAAAAATCTGCAGAATCAACTTATCCAAATGGAGGAATCGATCCAAGCTGGGATCAATTCCGCCACCCTATCGTATTTAAACCAAGCCAGTCAGAATGGAACTTTTTCCGAATTTCAAGAAGCGATCGATCTGCAAAAAGCGGATCTTAGCGGCTACTTGACAAAAAATGTTCCTGAGTACTTGAAACGTTATGTCTCTCTTGAATTAGCGAGAAAGACTCCCGCCAAGGAATCCATTGTGGTGAAATTGGGGAAGTCCGGAGCCCGTATTTTTGATAGTTTGATAGAATCTCTTCAAATCAATACACGGGTTGATTACGCACCTTCCATGCGTTCCGCTCTGGCGAAAGACCCATCTGAGTTTGTGGTTTTTGAAGAGAAGATTTTAGATAATTCTAAATTTACATATCAATTGGTTCAAGAAACGCCGGAAACGGCATTTTTGAGCGTAAAGATAGAATCTCCTGACGCAAATTCCTTTCAAAGAGTCAATCTTTACAAAGATACTCGGTTCATTCTTTCGAATCAGTTTAACAATGAGGGAATCGCAAATTTTTCAGGGCTCAGAGAAGGCAAATATACGGTTGAATTTCAAGGAAAAGATCATTCCAAATCCTTGGATCTGTTCATCCTACTCGAAGCTTAATCGACGAACGTTTTTTCTCTATCAAGATGTCTCACTGTGAAGAAATTCCAATTCGCAGTGAGACGACACGGTTGTTTTATTTCCGATAAAAAGAAAGAATTTCTGGAAAAAACACTACCCTGTTATAATTTGATCCTGAATTCACCATGCTAAACCTGATCATAGACAGAGTTGGAACAGTAAACGTATTTAACATCTTAGATACGTCCGGAAGCGGATCCGAATCCCATTTACAATCTACGATCGACGAAGATCTCATCTTAGAATATATTAAAGAAATTGAAAATCTTGTACGAGTTTCCAATGCACTCAACTCAAAAGGAATGAGTCATAAGACTCTGGAAACCGAAATTCTTCATGAATTAAAAATCCTTGGAGAAACCTTTTACGACCAATTTTTTCCCGCACCGATCCAGGAAAAACTCCGTCTTACGACCGAAA comes from the Leptospira sp. WS92.C1 genome and includes:
- the dnaE gene encoding DNA polymerase III subunit alpha, producing MQDFAHLHLHTNYSMLDGAIRIKELMQHVKELGMTSVAMTDHGNMFGAVEFYNEATKQGVKPIIGSEFYVSPNRKQETEVVKIADGSAYHLILLAKNEEGYKNLIRLSSKSYTEGFYKKARIDYDLLDRHSEGLVCLTACLAGEVNRKILEGKVDESFQLAGKLHEIFRKEDFYMEIQNHGIPEQMTVAKQIYEFGKKTGIPLVVTNDSHFLKKNDQEAQDILLRIGMQKRITDPMEFGFNGEFYVKSPDEMARIFPEIPEAFHNTLEISNKVNLKLQFGNYLLPEFEVPEGYDADSYLEKLIWEGIERKYPNIDSTIKERVIFELNTIKNMKFAGYFLIVQDYINYAKRNGIPVGPGRGSAAGSIVAYALGITNVEPLQHNLLFERFLNPDRKDMPDIDTDFCVERREEVINYIRRKYGEERVGQIITFNSLAAKAALKDVARVLNLPFGEANDMTKAFPNKLGMSIAEALHTSTELKNFSEKDDINHKIFAIAQRLEGNYRQPGRHAAGVVISPYPLEEVVPLSTVAEKERPGFRSIVTQYDKNNLESIGLIKMDILGLKNLTTLDHAIKLIEKRRGNRINLDEISYDDQNTYALLRKANTLGIFQLESTGITDLVAKSQVSNFDEIVALIALYRPGPMGEGMLDEYLDRKSGKKQVTYPHPACEPILKETFGVPVYQEQVMSISRVVGGFSVGDSDMLRKAMAKKKADLMEKLKGQFVEGAVKQGTQEKVAKDIFEQLERFGGYGFNKSHSVAYAIITYQTAFLKANYTIEYLTALLASDHGKTTDIVKYINNAREMGIRILNPDVSESQTSFSVIDDTTIRFGLSAMKGVGESAGDSIIQARTKAGGFKSIQDFALNLDTRLINKKVFEALVQAGALDSFGYTRKCLFESVDSILSFAQKEQERANEGQFSLFGGTESSFTLNLPKEALEWEIDEKLKREKLVAGLYLSGHPLDKYEKQLKSLKTIPIEKFDDLKSGTKVEVAGVISSKNIKLSKRNEEFANFKLEDRTGEIECVAFAKTYQKYKDFIKEDQAIFIKGDLDKIEVGDTELRGQIKVNSIEILDDASIEDKLEKSLHLRLEERHTEDPELIPKLYSLLACYKGESSVYFHIVEDQEEKQVIRAHDAYSIQPIPELFNRLADILGDKAVFYSVGEQLKVFNKVIASNHG
- a CDS encoding M23 family metallopeptidase, producing MKRITFVVLWTAFHLSMEAENNKVINYLIPVKTDQLENKITSTFGESRGDHFHNGMDISSMNEPVLAMADGKVLYSRYAEDHPFEDELGTGNSVWLDHGSGNFTAYYHLKDGRISKLLKPDPVKAGEKIGVTGNSGHSSGAHLHFVVLRKFGLEILDPQKFLSPIPDGAAPEISSLLVHVNGKFTNINDGDNINLSKEFPFTVSIVDAGEKKSQRRGITKVQYFLNGEALRSADFGSLQYSRAEWKNPDGFAFTSLYHKDQYLIGNLNLKSGENTVKVVAWDFKGNVNERSFTFYVSRL
- a CDS encoding RNA polymerase sigma factor, whose amino-acid sequence is MNLSKDKTIDLVSRCGEGDEEALKQFFELYSEDIYNFPMKIFHLSEDDAGDFFIYAFERLKTGSRFGSFKGKSSFRTWFYSVLRNMLIDWQRTKRELKVTNLGKISKEGKEYATIEDEPDTRPDMQEEAIELSDRFNQALEEIGVDKRVIFKLSYIYYLNLNDDEVRYLLEKTGLTQEGLKEKILNLRSELSNREEENIRMEDKITSLYLNILDLKEKQQNTAKIAPILPMEVDKTSHALKKKYEQRKKLLEKKKKGHFLARTPYREVADLIGISEGNVSVTLLRLIEKIQKKLDFSDLDF